One window from the genome of Acuticoccus sp. I52.16.1 encodes:
- a CDS encoding phenylacetate--CoA ligase family protein — MADFFDTRETRDPAAREGALMDALRAQVRHAKTHSPHYRATLADVDPDALVDRAALARLPVLYKSDLVDLQAKFPPLGGIATRPAAAFKRLYLSPGPIAEPEAEQPHWRMERALWAAGLRDSDVVMNTFAYHLTPAGFMFDHALAALGATVFPSGVGNTAAQAEAIGRLGVTGYIGTPDFLKTILEKADESGLATGTLTKALVTGGPLFPSLREFYAARGIAVRQCYGTAELGLIGYETEPGAGLVLDEDALVEIVTPGSGDPVAPGEVGEVVVTTFNAAYPLVRFATGDLSAEVEGPSPCGRTARRLKGWMGRADQTTKVRGMFVHPRQVMAIVRRFDAVHRARLVVDEVDGADTLLLKAEVDAGDESLAAALAEAIRAECRVRGDVAFVARASLPNDGKVIDDVRKLEV; from the coding sequence ATGGCCGACTTCTTCGACACCCGCGAGACGCGTGACCCCGCGGCCCGCGAAGGCGCCCTGATGGACGCGCTGCGCGCTCAGGTGCGCCACGCCAAGACCCACTCGCCGCACTATCGCGCCACCCTCGCCGACGTCGACCCCGACGCGCTGGTCGATCGCGCCGCGCTCGCCCGGCTCCCCGTCCTCTACAAGTCCGACCTCGTCGACCTGCAGGCGAAATTCCCGCCGCTGGGTGGGATCGCGACGCGCCCGGCCGCCGCCTTCAAGCGCCTCTATCTGTCGCCGGGGCCGATCGCCGAGCCCGAGGCCGAGCAGCCCCACTGGCGCATGGAGCGCGCGCTCTGGGCCGCCGGTCTGCGCGACAGCGACGTGGTGATGAACACCTTCGCCTATCACCTCACCCCGGCCGGCTTCATGTTCGACCATGCGCTCGCCGCCCTCGGGGCGACGGTGTTTCCCTCCGGCGTCGGCAACACGGCGGCGCAGGCCGAGGCGATCGGCCGGCTCGGCGTCACGGGCTATATCGGCACGCCGGATTTCCTGAAGACCATCCTCGAGAAGGCCGACGAGAGCGGCCTGGCGACCGGCACCCTCACCAAGGCGCTGGTGACGGGCGGGCCGCTGTTCCCCTCGCTGCGCGAGTTCTACGCCGCGCGCGGCATCGCGGTCCGCCAGTGCTACGGCACGGCCGAGCTGGGCCTCATCGGCTACGAGACCGAGCCCGGCGCCGGGCTCGTGCTGGACGAGGACGCGCTGGTGGAGATCGTCACCCCCGGCAGCGGCGACCCGGTCGCCCCCGGCGAGGTCGGCGAGGTCGTGGTCACCACCTTCAACGCCGCCTACCCCCTCGTCCGCTTCGCCACCGGCGACCTTTCCGCCGAAGTCGAGGGTCCGAGCCCGTGCGGGCGCACGGCGCGGCGGCTGAAGGGCTGGATGGGCCGCGCCGACCAGACCACCAAGGTCCGCGGCATGTTCGTGCACCCGCGCCAGGTGATGGCGATCGTCCGCCGCTTCGACGCGGTCCACCGCGCCCGGCTGGTGGTCGACGAGGTCGACGGCGCCGACACGCTGCTCCTGAAGGCCGAGGTGGACGCCGGCGACGAGAGCCTCGCCGCCGCGCTCGCCGAGGCGATCCGGGCCGAGTGCCGGGTGCGGGGCGACGTGGCCTTCGTGGCGCGCGCCAGCCTGCCGAACGACGGCAAGGTCATCGACGACGTGCGCAAGCTCGAGGTGTAG
- a CDS encoding ABC transporter ATP-binding protein: MTMTLAEPIEAAPTATDDILTLNNVEVIFNDVILVLRGMSMSAQRGKITALLGANGAGKSTTLKAIAGLLATEDGEVTRGTIHYGGRDVTRTAPDRKVKDGLFLVMEGRGIVQDMTITENLRLGAFTQPQADVKHDIEKVFEYFPRLRERKGLAGYLSGGEQQMLAIGRALMARPKLVLMDEPSMGLSPLLVKEVFGIIRRLNRELGLSILLVEQNANMALKAADYGYIMENGKIVLDGTGEALSQNEDVKEFYLGGGERRSFKAVKSFRRRKRWL; encoded by the coding sequence ATGACGATGACCCTCGCCGAGCCGATCGAAGCAGCGCCGACCGCCACCGACGACATTCTGACGCTCAACAACGTCGAGGTGATCTTCAACGACGTGATCCTCGTGCTGCGCGGCATGTCGATGTCGGCTCAGAGGGGCAAGATCACGGCGCTTCTGGGCGCCAACGGGGCCGGCAAGTCGACCACCTTGAAGGCGATCGCCGGTCTGCTCGCCACCGAGGACGGCGAGGTGACGCGCGGCACGATCCACTACGGCGGGCGCGACGTCACCCGCACCGCGCCCGACCGCAAGGTGAAGGACGGGCTCTTCCTGGTGATGGAGGGGCGCGGGATCGTCCAGGACATGACGATCACCGAGAACCTGCGCCTGGGCGCCTTCACGCAGCCGCAGGCGGACGTGAAGCACGACATCGAGAAGGTGTTCGAGTATTTTCCGCGCCTGCGCGAGCGCAAGGGTCTGGCCGGGTATCTGTCGGGCGGCGAGCAGCAGATGCTGGCGATCGGCCGCGCGCTGATGGCCCGTCCCAAGCTGGTGTTGATGGACGAGCCGTCGATGGGTCTGTCACCGCTGCTGGTGAAGGAGGTCTTCGGCATCATCCGGCGGCTGAACCGCGAGCTGGGCCTGTCGATCCTGCTGGTGGAGCAGAACGCCAACATGGCGTTGAAGGCCGCGGACTACGGCTACATCATGGAAAACGGCAAGATCGTGCTGGACGGCACCGGCGAGGCGCTGTCGCAGAACGAGGACGTGAAAGAGTTCTATCTCGGCGGCGGCGAGCGGCGCTCGTTCAAGGCGGTGAAGAGCTTCCGCCGGCGCAAGCGCTGGCTCTGA
- a CDS encoding response regulator: protein MNMTEPIKILLLEDNPADVELTREAFLNRKLRLTLDVVHDGNEALDYLHRRGVYVGRTLPDLVILDLNVPRVSGKSVIAEIKSTELLKRLPIVVLTSSSAETDVIESYDLGANCYVNKPLDFSSFEDIVVALESFWFTVVRLPTIEEATE from the coding sequence ATGAACATGACGGAACCGATCAAGATCCTGCTTCTAGAGGACAATCCCGCCGACGTCGAGCTGACGCGCGAGGCGTTCCTGAACCGAAAGCTCCGACTGACGCTCGACGTCGTGCATGACGGCAACGAGGCGCTGGACTACTTGCATCGGCGCGGCGTCTATGTCGGCCGGACGCTGCCGGACCTCGTCATCCTCGACCTCAATGTTCCACGGGTATCGGGCAAATCCGTCATTGCAGAAATCAAATCAACCGAGCTGCTGAAACGTCTTCCCATCGTTGTTCTCACATCATCGTCAGCGGAAACCGACGTGATCGAGAGTTACGACTTGGGCGCGAATTGCTATGTCAACAAGCCCTTGGACTTCTCGTCGTTTGAAGATATCGTGGTGGCGCTGGAATCTTTCTGGTTCACAGTAGTAAGGCTACCCACGATCGAGGAGGCGACGGAGTAG
- a CDS encoding response regulator encodes MSGEAALRILHVEQNPADVALVREYLSIEEPEQYVVVQVTSVEDGLDLIGDEAFDALLLHVRLATDGVQSIRRAAQRVPVIVITGYEDETLALEAIAAGAQDYLFKNDLSQRSLRRSIGFAISRKREAEIRALNETLSRLKLLASEGSATSVTARALGVGPLKTSAPEVFDECVGNYARLMKRYIMAPVRDQDEPRDAMERLVTRLGDLGAGPKDMIDLHAAALEEAALTQKQREAGMMIVEGRLFALEIMGLLVNYYRIGHRRLTWGV; translated from the coding sequence GTGTCGGGCGAAGCCGCTCTCCGAATCCTGCATGTCGAGCAGAACCCGGCGGATGTCGCGTTGGTCCGGGAATACCTGTCGATCGAAGAACCCGAGCAGTACGTCGTCGTCCAGGTGACCAGCGTAGAAGACGGTCTCGATCTGATCGGCGACGAGGCGTTCGACGCGCTGCTGCTTCACGTTCGCCTCGCGACGGACGGGGTCCAGTCCATCCGCCGCGCGGCTCAAAGGGTGCCGGTGATCGTCATCACCGGCTACGAGGACGAGACCCTCGCGCTGGAGGCGATCGCTGCCGGCGCGCAGGACTATCTCTTCAAGAACGACCTCAGCCAGCGGAGCCTGCGCCGTTCGATCGGCTTCGCCATCAGCCGCAAGCGTGAGGCGGAGATCCGTGCGCTCAACGAAACCCTCTCTCGCCTCAAGCTCTTGGCGTCGGAGGGGTCGGCCACATCGGTCACCGCCCGCGCTCTCGGCGTCGGCCCGCTCAAGACCAGCGCGCCGGAAGTGTTCGACGAATGCGTTGGCAACTACGCACGGTTGATGAAGCGGTATATTATGGCGCCCGTACGGGACCAGGACGAGCCACGCGACGCGATGGAGCGGCTGGTCACGCGATTGGGCGATCTGGGGGCGGGGCCGAAAGACATGATCGATCTGCACGCGGCCGCTCTCGAAGAGGCCGCCTTGACACAAAAGCAAAGAGAGGCCGGCATGATGATAGTAGAAGGCCGATTGTTCGCGCTCGAGATCATGGGTTTGCTCGTCAATTACTACCGCATCGGTCACCGACGCTTAACGTGGGGGGTGTAG
- the kaiB gene encoding circadian clock protein KaiB — MRYRLRLYITGRTPYSQRAIANLHEICDRELKGRCDVEIIDVLEDPSAAEEDRILATPTLVRKLPEPVRKIIGDLSDREKVYIGLDVSPIDISVSGE, encoded by the coding sequence GTGCGGTACAGACTTCGCCTATACATCACCGGTCGGACGCCTTACTCGCAAAGGGCAATCGCCAACCTGCATGAAATCTGCGATCGCGAGCTGAAGGGCCGCTGCGACGTCGAGATCATCGACGTGCTGGAGGATCCGTCGGCGGCGGAGGAAGATCGCATCCTCGCCACGCCGACCCTCGTGCGAAAACTGCCCGAACCGGTGCGCAAGATCATCGGCGATCTGAGCGACCGCGAAAAAGTCTACATCGGTCTGGACGTGTCCCCGATCGATATCAGCGTCTCAGGCGAATAA
- the kaiC gene encoding circadian clock protein KaiC: MAPVKELPKLSTGIAGLDEISNGGLPRGRSTLIAGTAGSGKTVLALQFLYCGVHFFEQNGVLVTFEETPVDMMANVASFGWGLEEMVEANKIAIVDAAPDPSENVVEAGGHDLAALMARIEGAVRRVKADRVILDAVGALFPQFSDSLLVRRELQRILAGLRELGVTTIINLERTDDEGAVGRFGIEEFVADNVLLMRNRLDMEKRRRTIEILKFRGATHQKGEYPFTIDDQDGVTVLPLSATSLQQSSSDTRLSSGVKELDDMCGGGIYRDSIILVSGATGTGKTLMVTEYVKAAITAGQRVLLIGAEESRDQLGRNAKAWGADFDKAEADGLLKIICRYPEVMGLEDHLLQIKRDIREFQPTRIAVDSLSAFERVSSTKSFREFVIGITGFIKDQQMTGLFTNTTSMLIGGESVTETHISTITDSIILLRYVELFGEMRRGLTVLKMRGTWHEKEIREYVIDGNGMSIKGPFKGVHGILSGMPTYSFTTEAERMETMFTPSDRAK; the protein is encoded by the coding sequence GTGGCCCCCGTGAAGGAACTCCCCAAACTGTCGACCGGGATCGCCGGTCTCGACGAAATCTCCAACGGCGGGCTCCCGCGCGGACGATCGACCCTGATCGCCGGCACGGCCGGTAGCGGCAAGACCGTCCTCGCGCTGCAATTCCTCTATTGCGGCGTCCACTTCTTCGAGCAGAACGGCGTGCTGGTCACCTTCGAAGAGACCCCGGTGGACATGATGGCCAACGTCGCCTCCTTCGGCTGGGGCCTGGAGGAGATGGTCGAGGCCAACAAGATCGCCATCGTCGACGCCGCGCCCGACCCGTCGGAGAACGTCGTCGAGGCCGGCGGGCACGACCTCGCCGCACTCATGGCCCGCATCGAAGGCGCGGTGCGGCGCGTCAAGGCCGACCGCGTCATCCTCGACGCCGTCGGCGCTCTCTTCCCGCAGTTCAGCGACTCGCTGCTGGTGCGGCGCGAGCTGCAACGCATCCTGGCGGGCCTGCGCGAGCTGGGCGTCACCACCATCATCAACCTGGAGCGCACCGACGACGAAGGCGCCGTCGGCCGCTTCGGCATCGAGGAGTTCGTCGCCGACAACGTCCTTCTGATGCGCAACCGGCTCGACATGGAGAAGCGCCGGCGCACCATCGAGATCCTCAAGTTCCGCGGCGCCACCCATCAAAAGGGCGAATACCCCTTCACCATCGACGATCAGGACGGCGTCACCGTGCTGCCGCTGTCGGCCACCAGCCTGCAACAGTCCTCGTCGGACACGCGCCTGTCGTCGGGCGTGAAGGAGCTGGACGACATGTGCGGGGGCGGCATCTATCGCGACTCGATCATCCTCGTCTCCGGCGCCACCGGCACCGGCAAGACGCTGATGGTGACCGAGTACGTCAAGGCCGCCATCACCGCCGGTCAGCGCGTCCTCCTCATCGGCGCGGAGGAGAGCCGCGACCAGCTCGGCCGCAACGCCAAGGCCTGGGGCGCTGACTTCGACAAGGCCGAGGCGGACGGCCTCCTCAAGATCATCTGCCGCTATCCCGAGGTCATGGGCCTCGAGGATCACCTGCTGCAGATCAAGCGCGATATCCGCGAGTTCCAGCCGACCCGCATCGCGGTCGACTCGCTCTCCGCCTTCGAGCGCGTCTCGTCGACGAAATCCTTCCGCGAGTTCGTGATCGGGATCACCGGCTTCATCAAAGACCAGCAGATGACCGGCCTGTTCACCAACACGACGTCGATGCTGATCGGCGGCGAGTCGGTGACGGAAACGCACATCTCCACAATCACAGACTCCATTATCCTCTTGCGCTACGTGGAGTTGTTCGGCGAAATGCGCCGCGGTCTCACCGTGCTCAAGATGCGCGGCACATGGCACGAAAAGGAGATCCGCGAGTACGTGATCGACGGCAACGGCATGTCGATCAAAGGACCCTTCAAGGGGGTTCACGGCATCCTTTCCGGTATGCCGACGTATAGTTTCACGACGGAGGCCGAGCGGATGGAGACCATGTTCACACCCAGCGACCGCGCGAAATAG
- a CDS encoding ABC transporter substrate-binding protein: MKAIQTALAAALLATSAGAAAAQDSVLVGHLADYTGATSFVGKQFGPGVSDAFKQINADGGIDGTMVELDTVDYGYKVPEAIALYKRWVGNGMVALQGWGTADTEALISFVTRDEIPNMSGSYSAHLTDPKGANPNTKLPAPYNFFYGPSYSDACRALVDWAMKDAEAKGVETPTFIHTGDNHPYPNAPKEACAAHAEEVGFTVAPPVVVPLAPGDFKAQCLTIKNSGAQYVYMGNLGGSVVSLIKSCNTVGVEATYMGNPWAGDYHTVEAAEAQNLIFPSSTPFYGADVPGMALVTKILENGDGQVGERPTHHYVRAVCAAYYMKEAMAWAKENGGITGQNIRDGFYQKTDWVPEGLEGVCGPVTWTADDHRGLMNVTINSGSFVDGKAVIETIDHIELPRRDDWLGQ, translated from the coding sequence ATGAAAGCCATTCAGACGGCGCTCGCCGCCGCCCTCCTCGCCACTTCCGCAGGTGCGGCGGCGGCGCAGGACTCGGTGCTCGTCGGCCATTTGGCCGACTACACCGGCGCCACCTCGTTCGTGGGCAAGCAGTTCGGCCCCGGCGTGTCGGACGCCTTCAAGCAGATCAACGCCGACGGCGGCATCGACGGCACGATGGTCGAGCTCGACACGGTCGACTACGGCTACAAGGTCCCCGAGGCCATCGCCCTCTACAAGCGCTGGGTAGGCAACGGCATGGTCGCCCTCCAGGGCTGGGGCACGGCCGATACCGAGGCGCTGATCTCGTTCGTGACGCGCGACGAGATCCCCAACATGTCGGGCTCCTACTCGGCCCACCTGACCGACCCCAAGGGCGCCAACCCCAACACCAAGCTGCCGGCGCCCTACAACTTCTTCTACGGCCCCTCTTACTCGGACGCCTGCCGCGCGCTGGTCGACTGGGCGATGAAGGACGCCGAGGCGAAGGGCGTCGAGACGCCGACCTTCATTCATACCGGCGACAACCACCCCTACCCCAACGCCCCCAAGGAAGCCTGCGCCGCGCACGCCGAGGAGGTGGGCTTCACGGTGGCGCCGCCGGTCGTGGTGCCGCTGGCGCCGGGTGACTTCAAGGCGCAGTGCCTCACCATCAAGAACTCGGGCGCCCAGTACGTCTACATGGGCAACCTCGGCGGCTCGGTCGTCTCGCTGATCAAGAGCTGCAACACCGTCGGCGTCGAGGCGACGTACATGGGCAACCCCTGGGCGGGCGACTACCACACGGTGGAAGCGGCCGAGGCGCAGAACCTGATCTTCCCGTCCTCCACCCCCTTCTACGGCGCGGACGTGCCGGGCATGGCGCTGGTGACGAAGATCCTCGAGAACGGCGACGGTCAGGTCGGCGAGCGGCCGACGCACCACTACGTCCGCGCCGTGTGCGCCGCCTACTACATGAAGGAGGCGATGGCCTGGGCGAAGGAGAACGGCGGCATCACCGGCCAGAACATCCGTGACGGCTTCTACCAGAAGACCGACTGGGTGCCGGAGGGCCTGGAGGGCGTGTGCGGCCCGGTCACCTGGACCGCCGACGACCACCGCGGGCTGATGAACGTCACGATCAACTCCGGCTCCTTCGTGGACGGCAAGGCGGTGATCGAGACGATCGACCACATCGAGCTGCCGCGCCGCGACGACTGGCTCGGCCAGTAA
- a CDS encoding PAS domain S-box protein, giving the protein MPITRQLIITMVTLVLLTSAGVGVAVYFAVERALLPQGVVRVEASASQLATQIKVQANNDRLNLDARAHSGAIASFINSAMNQDSANRIDLEIDVWRQIVENLFVAELAAKPSYLQMRLINAAGDEVIRVDRTASGEPPRVVPPDEMQEKNARPYVDETLALATGETYISPIDLNREFGEIVQPPTPVLRIATPMDAANGERYGLLIINIDLRDTFDNLRAGLGSLGELFVVNASGDFLLHPDQTKEFAFERGPPVRFGDDRPDLAAAVGASSSGSTVVHEDGRSIALAWADVPLDAAGADLTVVVALPARAARAAPAIRNSAMIVGTIAALLATIAVVVAGRAIVRPIIAMTDGLADASAGRPVMLPIGRGGEIGLLARALAEYIERERFDSAIIGGSNDAILTTDPSGHITRWNPAAAALFGVAVEDAIGRDVDNVVLPGGTASLHQTIDDQLDGKESRHLDITRTRRDGSKVDISLRTSPVLAPDGSMMGISIIARDMTAERYAQETFRLSVEHSPAGKVLTDAEGKIILVNAQIESAFGYSRDELIGQSVETLVPSAIKRRHETFVRDFLADPQRRAMGEDREIFGQRKDGGVFPIEVGLTPVPSRNGTLVLAAVVDVSAERAAKRDLIARTEELERSNKDLMQFAYVASHDLQEPLRMVASFTQLLSDRYKGQLDERADKYIHFAVDGARRMQGLINDLLEYSRVGSTMQPLEPTDVGAVWAQVQRMLQSMIRTNEATIEGEALPSVMADPEQLSRLLQNLLSNAIKFRSEEPPRVVLRAERQGAFWCLSLSDNGIGFDARDAERIFEMFQRLNERGRYDGTGLGLAIAKRIVDQHGGQIWAESAPGHGTTFYFTLRAATTG; this is encoded by the coding sequence ATGCCGATCACCAGACAGCTCATCATCACGATGGTCACCCTCGTGCTCCTCACCTCGGCGGGGGTGGGCGTGGCGGTCTACTTCGCGGTCGAGCGTGCGTTGCTGCCGCAAGGCGTCGTGCGGGTCGAGGCCTCGGCCAGCCAGCTCGCCACGCAGATCAAGGTGCAGGCCAACAACGACCGCCTCAACCTCGACGCGCGCGCCCATTCCGGAGCCATCGCCTCGTTCATCAATTCGGCGATGAACCAGGATAGCGCCAACCGCATCGACCTCGAGATCGACGTGTGGCGCCAGATCGTCGAGAACCTGTTCGTCGCCGAGCTGGCGGCCAAGCCCAGCTACCTGCAGATGCGCCTGATCAACGCGGCGGGCGACGAGGTGATCCGCGTCGACCGCACCGCCAGCGGCGAGCCTCCCCGCGTCGTCCCCCCTGACGAGATGCAGGAAAAAAACGCGCGCCCCTACGTCGACGAGACGTTGGCGCTGGCGACGGGCGAGACCTACATTTCCCCGATCGATCTCAATCGCGAGTTCGGCGAGATCGTCCAGCCGCCGACGCCGGTCCTGCGCATCGCCACGCCGATGGACGCCGCGAACGGCGAGCGGTACGGCCTGCTGATCATCAACATCGACCTGCGCGACACGTTCGACAATCTGCGCGCCGGCCTCGGCTCGCTGGGCGAACTCTTCGTCGTCAACGCCAGCGGCGACTTCCTGCTCCATCCCGACCAGACCAAGGAGTTCGCCTTCGAGCGTGGTCCTCCGGTCCGGTTCGGCGATGACCGCCCGGATCTCGCCGCCGCCGTCGGCGCCTCGTCCAGCGGGAGCACCGTGGTTCACGAGGACGGCCGGTCGATCGCGCTCGCCTGGGCCGACGTCCCGCTCGACGCCGCCGGCGCCGACCTGACCGTCGTCGTCGCGCTGCCGGCGCGGGCCGCCCGCGCGGCCCCGGCGATCCGCAACTCGGCGATGATCGTCGGGACCATCGCCGCCCTTCTCGCCACGATCGCGGTGGTGGTGGCCGGCCGGGCGATCGTGCGCCCCATCATCGCCATGACCGACGGACTGGCCGATGCCAGCGCCGGACGGCCGGTCATGCTGCCGATCGGCCGCGGCGGCGAGATCGGCCTGCTGGCGCGCGCGCTCGCCGAATATATCGAGCGCGAACGGTTCGACAGCGCGATCATCGGCGGCTCCAACGACGCGATCCTGACCACCGACCCCTCCGGCCACATCACCCGCTGGAACCCCGCCGCGGCGGCCCTGTTCGGCGTCGCGGTCGAGGACGCGATCGGGCGCGACGTCGACAATGTCGTCTTGCCCGGCGGCACCGCCTCGCTGCACCAGACCATCGACGACCAGCTCGACGGCAAAGAGAGCCGCCACCTCGACATCACCCGCACCCGGCGAGACGGGTCGAAGGTCGACATTTCGCTGCGCACCTCGCCGGTGCTGGCCCCGGACGGGTCGATGATGGGCATCTCGATCATCGCGCGCGACATGACCGCCGAGCGATACGCGCAGGAGACCTTCCGTCTCTCGGTCGAGCATTCCCCCGCCGGCAAGGTGCTCACCGACGCGGAAGGCAAGATCATCCTCGTCAACGCCCAGATCGAGAGTGCCTTCGGCTACTCGCGCGACGAACTGATCGGCCAATCGGTGGAGACCCTGGTGCCCTCGGCGATCAAACGGCGGCACGAGACGTTCGTGCGCGACTTCCTGGCCGACCCGCAGCGCCGGGCGATGGGCGAGGATCGCGAGATCTTCGGCCAGCGCAAGGACGGCGGCGTCTTCCCCATCGAGGTGGGCCTGACGCCGGTCCCCTCGCGCAACGGAACGCTGGTGCTGGCGGCGGTGGTGGACGTGTCGGCCGAGCGCGCCGCCAAGCGTGACCTGATCGCGCGCACCGAGGAGCTGGAGCGCTCCAACAAGGATCTGATGCAGTTCGCCTACGTCGCCTCGCACGACCTGCAGGAGCCGCTGCGGATGGTGGCAAGCTTCACCCAGCTCCTGTCCGACCGTTACAAGGGCCAGCTCGACGAGCGGGCCGACAAGTACATCCACTTCGCCGTCGACGGCGCGCGGCGCATGCAGGGGCTCATCAACGACCTCCTGGAATATTCGCGCGTCGGGTCGACCATGCAGCCGCTGGAGCCGACCGACGTCGGTGCCGTCTGGGCCCAGGTCCAGCGCATGTTGCAGTCGATGATCCGCACCAACGAGGCGACGATCGAGGGCGAAGCGCTTCCCTCCGTGATGGCCGATCCCGAGCAGCTCTCGCGCCTGCTCCAGAACCTCCTCAGCAACGCGATCAAGTTCCGCAGCGAGGAGCCGCCCCGCGTGGTGCTGCGGGCCGAGCGCCAAGGCGCGTTCTGGTGCCTGAGCCTCAGCGACAACGGCATCGGCTTCGACGCGCGCGACGCGGAACGGATCTTCGAGATGTTCCAGCGCCTCAACGAGCGCGGCCGCTACGACGGCACGGGGCTGGGTCTTGCCATCGCCAAGCGCATCGTCGATCAGCATGGGGGGCAGATCTGGGCCGAGAGCGCGCCCGGCCATGGCACCACGTTCTACTTCACGCTACGCGCCGCGACGACCGGATGA
- a CDS encoding branched-chain amino acid ABC transporter permease, with protein MAHVPNPRPAGDFRTSYAADTSLFRTHLESRLTLLLVLGALTVPLWGSNYLLSQMILIGIYGIAALGLNVLTGMTGQISLGHGAFFGFGAFASAYFASKGIPVLLAMPLAGLLTTAVGMIFGIPAARLKGLYLAIATLASQFILQDFFARAAWFTGGPYGALAETASLFGFMINNDARYFYLVLFWVVVSFLAVSNLTRTRDGRALVAVRDHYLSAEMMGINLTRYRIMSFGISSFFAGIAGALYGHYLGFVSGEGFTILLSIEFLAMIIIGGLGSVAGSLLGAIFILLLPQAMEVFANGMADVFPAIAQGTAYIKQMSVGAAIILFLVLEPEGLIHRWRLMRASWKLFPFSH; from the coding sequence ATGGCGCACGTCCCCAATCCCCGGCCGGCCGGCGACTTCCGCACCTCCTACGCGGCCGACACGTCGCTCTTCCGCACGCATCTCGAAAGCCGGCTGACGCTGCTTCTCGTCCTCGGCGCGCTCACCGTGCCGCTGTGGGGGTCGAACTACCTGCTCAGCCAGATGATCCTCATCGGCATCTACGGGATCGCCGCGCTGGGGCTCAACGTCCTCACCGGCATGACGGGGCAGATCTCGCTCGGTCACGGGGCCTTCTTCGGCTTCGGCGCCTTCGCCTCGGCCTACTTCGCGTCCAAGGGGATCCCGGTCCTCCTCGCGATGCCGCTGGCCGGGCTTTTGACGACCGCGGTGGGGATGATCTTCGGGATCCCCGCGGCGCGCCTCAAGGGCCTCTACCTCGCGATCGCCACCCTCGCCTCGCAGTTCATCCTGCAGGACTTCTTCGCCCGCGCGGCGTGGTTCACCGGCGGCCCCTACGGCGCACTCGCCGAGACGGCCTCGCTGTTCGGCTTCATGATCAACAACGACGCGCGCTACTTCTACCTCGTGCTCTTCTGGGTGGTGGTGTCGTTCCTGGCGGTCTCCAACCTCACCCGCACGCGCGACGGGCGGGCGCTGGTGGCGGTGCGCGACCACTACCTCTCGGCCGAGATGATGGGAATCAACCTCACCCGCTACCGCATCATGTCGTTCGGCATCTCGTCCTTCTTCGCCGGCATCGCTGGGGCGCTCTACGGGCACTATCTCGGCTTCGTGTCCGGCGAGGGGTTCACCATCTTGTTGTCGATCGAGTTCCTGGCGATGATCATCATCGGCGGGCTCGGCTCGGTCGCCGGGTCTCTGCTGGGCGCGATCTTCATCCTGCTGCTGCCGCAGGCGATGGAAGTGTTCGCCAACGGCATGGCCGACGTCTTCCCCGCGATCGCGCAAGGGACGGCCTACATCAAGCAGATGTCGGTCGGCGCGGCGATCATCCTCTTCCTCGTGCTGGAGCCGGAAGGGCTCATCCACCGCTGGCGGCTGATGCGCGCCTCGTGGAAGCTCTTCCCCTTCTCGCACTGA